One stretch of Schizosaccharomyces pombe strain 972h- genome assembly, chromosome: III DNA includes these proteins:
- the yps1 gene encoding yapsin Yps1: MRIWILIFFSFIKLVSSLQYTGNGVLALDFVAKTFPNQENQLEKRDYTYSPSGITSFPLDLQSYTYYTTTLSIGRPSISYTVAIDLDMPYTWLTYYNVMAFNPAYLGIVNSGTQWSTDELRYFLCKKESDSCYFGNASSSFHFVTSPSTFFIRYDDNITVAGINVQDSLSYSHYQALPDFQFGITLKEYVPSSMLPYKGVLGLAASTEINSIDYSDSISSFSPPTFLEQLVKEDILAYPAFSMYLDNQGNGSLLLGAVDTSKYQGQFVALKQTKLTHYAVSIYSVQFLNSTFFSNYSIITDAYFQTRETYIYLPAELAYSVMDNAGAYLSEGYFALNCDEIDLEAALIFQFGCNSTIKVPISLLVIGQVSNICLLGIRPSTDSEIVLGLLFFRNAYTFYHQSQKMIAIGQAFYNATSNLSAIVDQHIPGALTCSQYPTSVASTQLVQTSHFTSTSLSAVNISESVVYSYTSSSSMPSSAIPSFNISLISQNAVANAGNSFSPLSAMVIMMMSAVFLGLGII; this comes from the coding sequence ATGAGGATTTggattttaatatttttctccTTCATTAAACTTGTCTCTTCGTTACAATATACGGGAAATGGTGTTTTAGCTTTGGACTTCGTTGCGAAAACTTTTCCCAACCAGGAAAATCAATTAGAGAAGCGTGACTATACTTATTCTCCATCTGGTATCACTTCATTTCCTTTAGATTTGCAGAGTTACACTTACTACACTACTACCCTTTCGATCGGTCGTCCGAGTATTTCGTACACTGTAGCTATAGATTTGGACATGCCGTACACATGGTTGACTTACTACAATGTAATGGCGTTTAATCCAGCGTATCTTGGCATAGTGAATAGTGGTACTCAGTGGAGTACGGATGAACTGCGATACtttctttgtaaaaaagaaagtgaTTCTTGTTATTTTGGGAATGCATCTTCTAGCTTCCATTTTGTTACGAGTCCAAGCACTTTTTTTATCCGCTATGACGATAACATTACAGTTGCTGGAATTAATGTTCAGGACTCCCTTTCTTACAGTCATTATCAAGCTTTACCGGACTTCCAATTCGGCATCACATTAAAGGAGTATGTTCCCAGTTCAATGCTGCCGTACAAAGGCGTGCTAGGTTTAGCTGCCAGTACCGAAATTAATTCAATAGATTATTCGGATTCCATTTCAAGTTTTTCACCACCAACCTTTTTGGAACAACTAGTTAAAGAGGATATATTGGCATACCCTGCTTTTAGTATGTATCTGGATAATCAGGGTAATGGAAGTTTACTTTTGGGAGCCGTGGATACGTCAAAGTACCAGGGACAGTTTGTCGCTTTGAAGCAGACTAAGCTTACGCATTACGCCGTTTCCATTTACTCTGTGCAGTTCTTAAACTCTACGTTCTTTTCTAATTATTCTATCATCACTGATGCATACTTTCAAACTCGTGAAacttatatttatttgccTGCCGAATTGGCTTACAGTGTGATGGATAATGCTGGTGCCTACTTATCCGAAGGCTATTTCGCATTAAACTgtgatgaaattgatttggaAGCCGCTCTGATATTTCAATTTGGATGTAATTCAACTATCAAGGTACCGATATCGTTGCTAGTGATTGGGCAAGTTTCAAACATATGTCTTTTAGGTATTCGACCTTCGACGGATAGTGAGATTGTATTAggtttgttattttttcgaAACGCCTACACATTTTATCATCAaagtcaaaaaatgattgcCATTGGGCAAGCCTTTTATAACGCAACATCCAACTTGTCCGCCATCGTGGATCAACACATTCCTGGTGCTCTAACTTGTTCGCAATATCCTACGAGTGTGGCATCTACTCAATTGGTTCAGACTAGTCACTTCACATCCACATCGTTGTCTGCTGTGAATATTTCGGAAAGCGTCGTTTATTCCTATACAAGTAGTAGTAGTATGCCCTCTTCAGCTATTCCGTCCTTCAACATCTCTTTGATTTCTCAGAATGCGGTTGCAAATGCTGGAAATTCGTTTTCTCCGTTAAGTGCTATGGTCATTATGATGATGTCTGCTGTATTTTTAGGACTCGGTATTATATAG
- the sum3 gene encoding translation initiation RNA helicase Sum3, translated as MSDNVQQQVDSVGSVTEKLQKTNISRPRKYIPPFARDKPSAGAAPAVGDDESVSSRGSSRSQTPSEFSSNYGGRREYNRGGHYGGGEGRQNNYRGGREGGYSNGGGYRNNRGFGQWRDGQHVIGARNTLLERQLFGAVADGTKVSTGINFEKYDDIPVEVSGGDIEPVNEFTSPPLNSHLLQNIKLSGYTQPTPVQKNSIPIVTSGRDLMACAQTGSGKTAGFLFPILSLAFDKGPAAVPVDQDAGMGYRPRKAYPTTLILAPTRELVCQIHEESRKFCYRSWVRPCAVYGGADIRAQIRQIDQGCDLLSATPGRLVDLIDRGRISLANIKFLVLDEADRMLDMGFEPQIRHIVEGADMTSVEERQTLMFSATFPRDIQLLARDFLKDYVFLSVGRVGSTSENITQKVVHVEDSEKRSYLLDILHTLPPEGLTLIFVETKRMADTLTDYLLNSNFPATSIHGDRTQRERERALELFRSGRTSIMVATAVASRGLDIPNVTHVINYDLPTDIDDYVHRIGRTGRAGNTGQAVAFFNRNNKGIAKELIELLQEANQECPSFLIAMARESSFGGNGRGGRYSGRGGRGGNAYGARDFRRPTNSSSGYSSGPSYSGYGGFESRTPHHGNTYNSGSAQSWW; from the coding sequence atgaGCGACAATGTACAGCAACAAGTAGATTCAGTTGGTTCTGTGACtgaaaaattgcaaaaaacaaacatcAGCAGACCTAGGAAGTATATTCCTCCTTTTGCTAGGGATAAGCCAAGCGCTGGCGCAGCTCCAGCTGTTGGCGACGATGAGTCTGTCTCATCTCGTGGCTCTTCTAGGTCTCAAACTCCTAGTGAGTTTTCCTCTAACTATGGAGGTCGCCGTGAATACAATCGTGGCGGTCATTATGGTGGTGGCGAGGGCCGCCAAAATAATTACCGTGGCGGTCGTGAAGGTGGTTACAGCAACGGCGGTGGTTATCGTAACAACCGTGGATTTGGCCAATGGAGAGATGGTCAACACGTTATCGGAGCCCGTAACACTCTTTTGGAGCGTCAATTATTTGGTGCCGTTGCTGATGGTACCAAAGTTTCAACTGGTATTAACTTCGAAAAGTATGATGACATCCCTGTTGAAGTTTCCGGTGGAGATATCGAGCCTGTTAATGAGTTCACTTCTCCTCCTTTGAACTctcatcttcttcaaaacatTAAACTCTCTGGCTACACTCAGCCCACCCCAGTTCAAAAGAACTCCATTCCTATTGTCACATCCGGACGTGATTTGATGGCCTGTGCCCAAACCGGTTCCGGTAAGACTGCTGGTTTCTTATTCCCTATTCTTTCTCTTGCTTTCGATAAAGGACCTGCCGCTGTTCCTGTTGATCAGGATGCCGGTATGGGTTATCGTCCTCGCAAAGCCTATCCTACCACCCTTATTTTGGCTCCCACTCGTGAATTAGTTTGTCAAATTCATGAGGAATCTCGTAAATTCTGTTACCGTTCTTGGGTGCGTCCCTGTGCTGTTTACGGTGGTGCCGATATTCGTGCTCAAATCCGCCAAATTGACCAAGGTTGCGACTTGCTTTCTGCTACTCCTGGTCGTTTGGTTGATTTAATCGATCGTGGTCGTATTTCTTTGGCCAACATTAAGTTTTTGGTGTTGGATGAAGCTGATCGTATGCTGGATATGGGTTTCGAGCCTCAAATTCGTCACATTGTGGAAGGTGCTGACATGACAAGCGTTGAAGAACGTCAAACTCTCATGTTTTCTGCCACTTTCCCCCGTGATATCCAACTTTTAGCTCGTGACTTTTTAAAGGATTATGTCTTCTTGAGTGTTGGTCGTGTCGGTTCCACTTCGGAGAATATTACTCAAAAGGTCGTACACGTTGAAGATTCTGAAAAGCGTAGTTACTTGCTTGATATTCTTCACACCTTACCTCCTGAGGGTCTTACCTTGATCTTTGTAGAGACTAAACGCATGGCTGACACACTTACCGACTATTTGTTGAATAGCAACTTCCCCGCAACAAGCATTCACGGTGACCGTACCCAACGTGAGCGTGAGCGCGCTTTGGAATTGTTCCGCTCTGGCCGTACTTCCATTATGGTCGCTACTGCCGTCGCCAGTCGTGGTTTAGATATTCCCAATGTCACGCATGTTATTAACTACGATTTACCTACTGACATTGATGACTATGTGCATAGAATTGGTCGTACCGGTCGTGCTGGTAACACTGGTCAAGCTGTTGCGTTTTTCAACCGTAACAACAAGGGTATCGCTAAGGAATTGATTGAGTTGTTGCAAGAGGCCAATCAAGAGTGCCCCAGCTTTTTGATCGCCATGGCTCGTGAAAGCAGCTTTGGTGGTAATGGACGTGGTGGCCGTTACAGTGGTCGTGGTGGTCGTGGAGGCAATGCTTATGGTGCTCGCGACTTCCGTCGCCCTACTAATAGTAGTAGTGGTTATAGCTCTGGCCCTAGCTACTCTGGATACGGTGGCTTTGAAAGCCGTACTCCTCATCATGGTAACACTTACAACAGTGGTAGTGCTCAATCCTGGTGGTAA
- the vid21 gene encoding NuA4 histone acetyltransferase complex scaffold subunit Vid21/Eaf1 — protein MKQKETKTSQIALVDGEKLSITDSFASLFTLDEEEENDSVDNEEIKLTKEKHEKLLLLFWLHCKFPNGLEWLHSSSDLLPEQVSEWFNFYQKYRFKRGRNFNLSARESVTPIVEEPIVPEEPDNLEGVSEETPLKETSLELSEEEIITSKSPIPSPETIHKNIDVEEKETIEPTTPVKEVETTAHAEEEKGPLTPDSEYAARQLTEELANKSSQEEGVDKQLRVVEATEKEHEEDGNEENVTVTKPVEVATDQVESKEVKKKEVSETTEPTAPPVTVAEVLEIEDKVPKVDEVEEVHSPEAKVTENDVENVQSGIDIEKTIQLLNNQEIPSEQQIISVDKATESPVQEVAVDVNEKPVDEIVEPSKLQMENKLPSEKSPTIDRTGVEAPLFELSVSMPLTLIPPSKFSEPVKPELSSEAWLLRTEMSPLHLRLKNAHKYVLSDNWSHAYREEIVRQSLHHLTVAKEKGIWSFRQPKRQNEMPRLKTHRDYVLDEMQWMSIDFSQERKWKIILAHRMANWVMDYHQASDKCTVCTPASLSKNKKPYMQENEHQKDSHEETFNEQIVSHFNLNDNNNNKVLSIPRDSLQFYNAVFSDDIFVTTNSEQIQNCVLNVPMYGPPTENNEYCEEISEKYPITPVSRFAYAKTKLKSTCAKASRKRLFNQLELSPPESFMEKKARSDENQLDGNKIKDDNQKLSSVGTFSVRPPYPPSSKDIRPEAPWLPEEDELLLLLLRRYSFNWEFVASRLTPPGLYIPLAEKRTAWDCFERWIQVDPRAANVQLTGSHARLAQQKLDESLRHSDKVSQHLSLRDEGTPNHLIKHNSYFLLPTVSRHYRPITIFEAIRKILKKREFAKKPTMTKRAIAPSAASTEKLPPVPSPLELSRLKSEREAQIQQIQAQRNFAQLQSQNRALRPQNAAVAAGAQQHNQQLAAFQAVAASQNSSNNSSAGVSPIAGRMVPRLQPYAVSSSLKLTPEQIHQLQQRKQTVPTTERTQ, from the exons ATGAAACAG aaggagaCCAAAACCAGTCAAATTGCTTTAGTCGATGGTGAAAAATTATCGATAACAGATTCTTTTGCCTCCCTTTTTACTCTAgacgaagaagaagaaaacgaCTCTGTAGACAATGAAGAGATTAAGTTAACAAAAGAGAAACATGAAAAGttacttcttttattttggtTGCATTGCAAGTTTCCTAATGGATTAGAATGGCTTCATTCATCAAGTGATCTTTTACCAGAGCAAGTTTCTGAGTGGTTTAACTTTTATCAAAAGTATCGTTTTAAAAG GGGGCGAAATTTTAATCTTTCAGCTAGAGAATCTGTAACTCCTATCGTTGAAGAACCGATAGTTCCCGAAGAACCCGATAATTTGGAAGGAGTTTCAGAGGAGACACctttaaaagaaacttCCCTAGAACTTAGCGAGGAGGAAATTATAACGTCAAAATCTCCCATACCTTCACCTGAAACTAtacataaaaatattgacgtagaagagaaagaaactATTGAACCAACAACACCCGTAAAAGAAGTGGAAACCACTGCTCATGctgaagaggaaaaagGCCCTTTGACGCCAGATAGCGAGTATGCTGCTCGACAGCTTACCGAAGAACTTGCAAACAAATCCTCTCAAGAAGAAGGAGTCGATAAGCAATTAAGAGTGGTTGAAGCTACCGAAAAGGAACATGAGGAAGATGggaatgaagaaaatgtgACCGTTACCAAACCGGTAGAGGTTGCGACTGATCAAGTTGAGTCTAAAGAagtgaaaaagaaagaggtATCAGAGACAACGGAACCTACGGCTCCCCCTGTCACTGTTGCAGAAGTTTTGGAAATTGAAGATAAAGTCCCAAAGGTTGATGAAGTTGAAGAAGTTCATTCTCCTGAAGCCAAGGTCACTGAAAATGATGTTGAGAATGTACAATCAGGTAttgatattgaaaaaactatacaattattaaataatcaaGAGATTCCTTCGGAACAACAAATCATTTCCGTTGACAAGGCCACTGAATCTCCTGTTCAGGAAGTAGCGGTTGATGTCAACGAGAAGCCAGTAGATGAAATTGTTGAGCCTAGTAAATTACAAATGGAAAATAAGTTACCATCGGAAAAATCCCCTACAATTGACAGAACTGGGGTTGAAGCTCCGCTTTTTGAACTTTCTGTATCTATGCCACTAACTTTAATTCctccttcaaaattttctgAACCGGTGAAACCAGAGCTTTCCTCAGAAGCATGGCTGCTTCGAACAGAAATGTCGCCTTTACATTTAAGGTTGAAAAATGCACATAAATATGTTCTATCAGATAACTGGTCTCATGCGTATCGCGAGGAAATTGTACGACAATCACTACATCATTTAACGgttgcaaaagaaaaaggtatTTGGTCCTTTAGACAGCCCAAAAGACAAAACGAGATGCCACGATTGAAAACTCATCGGGATTATGTTTTGGATGAGATGCAATGGATgtcaattgatttttctcAAGAGCGTAAATGGAAAATTATATTGGCTCATAGAATGGCGAATTGGGTAATGGATTACCATCAAGCTAGTGATAAATGTACTGTTTGTACTCCGGCTTCGTTGTCAAAGAATAAGAAGCCGTACATGCAAGAGAATGAACATCAGAAAGACTCTCACGAGGAAACGTTTAATGAACAAATAGTGAGCCATTTTAATCTaaatgataataataacaacAAAGTGCTCTCTATTCCCAGGGATTCTTTACAGTTTTATAATGCTGTTTTTTCGGATGATATATTTGTGACAACAAACTCCGAACAAATTCAGAACTGCGTTTTAAACGTTCCTATGTACGGTCCTCCTACTGAAAACAATGAATATTGTGAAGAAATATCTGAAAAGTACCCGATCACTCCTGTGTCACGTTTTGCATATGCCAAAACAAAGCTTAAATCCACCTGTGCAAAGGCTTCTAGGAAACGTTTGTTCAACCAATTGGAATTATCACCACCTGAGTCGTTTATGGAAAAGAAGGCGAGAAGCGATGAGAACCAGCTAGAtggaaataaaattaaggATGATAATCAGAAGCTATCCTCAGTAGGAACCTTTAGTGTGCGGCCTCCGTATCCGCCTTCTAGTAAAGATATTCGTCCAGAAGCCCCTTGGTTGCCCGAAGAAGATGAACTCCTTTTATTACTCTTGCGACGATATTCCTTTAATTGGGAATTTGTTGCCAGTAGGTTAACACCACCAGGTTTGTACATACCGCTTGCCGAGAAGCGGACTGCGTGGGATTGTTTTGAAAGATGGATTCAAGTGGATCCCAGAGCCGCCAATGTCCAATTGACTGGCTCCCATGCAAGACTCGCTCAGCAGAAATTAGATGAATCCTTAAGACATTCGGATAAAGTTAGCCAACATCTATCCTTACGGGATGAAGGAACACCTAACCATTTGATTAAACATAATTCTTACTTCTTATTGCCAACTGTATCAAGACATTACCGACCCATTACTATATTTGAAGCTATACGAAAGATCCTTAAAAAGAGAGAGTTTGCTAAAAAACCCACTATGACCAAGAGAGCGATTGCACCATCTGCAGCTTCAACTGAAAAATTGCCGCCGGTTCCTTCCCCTCTCGAACTTTCTCGTTTGAAATCTGAGCGTGAGGCACAAATACAGCAAATACAGGCTCAGAGAAACTTTGCACAATTGCAATCACAAAACAGGGCTCTACGGCCGCAAAACGCCGCTGTTGCTGCTGGTGCACAACAACACAACCAGCAACTAGCAGCCTTTCAAGCTGTAGCTGCTTCACAAAATAGTAGTAACAATTCATCAGCGGGTGTCTCGCCTATAGCTGGTAGAATGGTCCCCAGGCTTCAGCCATACGCTGTTTCCAGTTCTTTAAAACTAACACCTGAACAAATTCATCAGTTGCAGCAAAGGAAGCAAACTGTACCTACTACTGAAAGGACACAGTAA
- the svp26 gene encoding protein SVP26 gives MIVLNALSYLGIVLGFIGMTVSIASALYYISEFVEEHSRLAKAFLCRLVYFIMAVMVFLVIFDGFPFWLSAFSIFSHYIYKINFDTFPFFSFKRMRFLLACFLIVANHILWVRFFQVHEFPIKPRGLTYDFVGQRLLTSRASFSQVASFMGVCVWSVPIGIFVSFTAADNTLPTITTPSSSSPDAYSSGSSRRTSNVLRQAYKKLGIFVERSLTSLGLSDRSSERYV, from the coding sequence atgattGTCCTTAATGCTCTGTCGTACTTGGGTATCGTTTTGGGATTCATAGGCATGACCGTGAGTATCGCATCAGCTTTGTATTACATTTCAGAGTTTGTAGAAGAGCACTCTAGGCTCGCAAAGGCGTTTTTATGTCGGttggtttattttattatggCGGTAATGGTGTTTTTGGTTATATTTGATggttttcctttttggcTCTCGGCATTCTCCATTTTCAGTCATTAcatttataaaatcaaCTTTGATACCTTTCCTTTCTTCTCATTTAAGAGAATGAGATTTTTGCTAGCATGTTTCCTTATTGTCGCGAATCATATCTTATGGGTCCGCTTTTTCCAGGTGCATGAATTCCCTATTAAACCTCGTGGACTCACTTACGATTTTGTTGGTCAACGCCTTTTGACCTCTCGTGCTTCCTTTTCACAAGTTGCTTCATTTATGGGGGTATGCGTATGGTCTGTTCCTATTGgtatttttgtttccttTACCGCTGCTGACAATACACTTCCTACCATTACAACCCCGTCTTCCTCGTCCCCTGATGCTTATTCTTCTGGATCATCTCGTCGGACGTCGAATGTACTTCGACAAGCTTATAAAAAGTTAGGTATCTTCGTCGAACGTAGTCTTACCTCTTTGGGGTTGAGTGATCGTTCAAGTGAACGTTACGTCTGA
- the map2 gene encoding P-factor pheromone Map2 has product MKITAVIALLFSLAAASPIPVADPGVVSVSKSYADFLRVYQSWNTFANPDRPNLKKREFEAAPAKTYADFLRAYQSWNTFVNPDRPNLKKREFEAAPEKSYADFLRAYHSWNTFVNPDRPNLKKREFEAAPAKTYADFLRAYQSWNTFVNPDRPNLKKRTEEDEENEEEDEEYYRFLQFYIMTVPENSTITDVNITAKFES; this is encoded by the coding sequence ATGAAGATCACCGCTGTCATTGCCCTTTTATTCTCACTTGCTGCTGCCTCACCTATTCCAGTTGCCGATCCTGGTGTGGTTTCAGTTAGCAAGTCATATGCTGATTTCCTTCGTGTTTACCAAAGTTGGAACACTTTTGCTAATCCTGATAGACCCAACTTGAAAAAGCGCGAATTCGAAGCTGCTCCCGCAAAAACTTATGCTGATTTCCTTCGTGCTTATCAAAGTTGGAACACTTTTGTTAATCCTGACAGACccaatttgaaaaagcgTGAGTTTGAAGCTGCCCCAGAGAAGAGTTATGCTGATTTCCTTCGTGCTTACCATAGTTGGAACACTTTTGTTAATCCTGACAGACCCAACTTGAAAAAGCGCGAATTCGAAGCTGCTCCCGCAAAAACTTATGCTGATTTCCTTCGTGCTTACCAAAGTTGGAACACTTTTGTTAATCCTGACAGACCCAACTTGAAAAAGCGCactgaagaagatgaagagaatgaggaagaggatgaagaaTACTATCGCTTTCTTCAGTTTTATATCATGACTGTCCCAGAGAATTCCACTATTACAGATGTCAATATTACTGCCAAATTTGAGAGCTAA
- the sws2 gene encoding mitochondrial 37S ribosomal protein uS13m, which produces MVYILGVAVNDDKPVRFALLSFYGIGHAKAEEICAKLSFHNTLRVRELTNVQLTTLSQLLSGMTIEGDLRRQRNADISRLVNIRCYRGMRHVNGLPVNGQNTRTNAKTAKKLNKVPRRGYMTLSPASTRPITWSFCLPRMVSVFQKLKHIH; this is translated from the exons ATGGTATACATACTTGGAGTGGCTGTAAACGACGATAAACCTGTGCGGTTTGCtctactttctttttatgGAATTGGACATGCCAAGGCTGAAGAAATATGCGCAAAATTATCATTTCACAATACGTTAAGGGTTCGAGAGCTGACAAATGTTCAATTGACAACGTTGTCGCAACTGCTATCAGGAATGACTATTGAAGGTGACTTACGGCGTCAACGGAATGCTGATATCTCAAGATTGGTGAATATCCGATGCTATCGGGGAATGAGACATGTAAACGG GTTACCCGTTAATGGACAGAACACTCGGACGAATGCAAAGACTGCTAAGAAGCTAAACAAAGTCCCACGACGAGGTTATATGACACTGTCGCCCGCTTCTACAAGGCCCATCACATGGAGTTTTTGTCTACCGAGAATGGTGTCtgtctttcaaaaattaaaacatattCATTAG